CCCCGCCCGCCTGCGAAACCCCCTACGCCGACGGTTTCGAGAAAATCCCCGGCACACTGGGCGATGCGCTGGACGCCCTGCGCGACGACGCCGCACTCAGCCAGGGCCTGGGCCCCGACGTCGTGCGCTACTTCCGCCGCATCAAGCGCAGCGAAATCGACCGCCACGCCCAGGCCGACGACAAGGCCGATTTCGAACGGCGCGAATACTTCAGCCGCATCTGAACCCTTCCACCACCATGATCCACATCCGATTCATCGCCGCCGACCAGTCGGTACAAGACATCCAGGCCGAACCCGGCCAGAGCCTCATGAAGGCCGCCGTAGACGCCAACGTGCGCGGCATCGAAGCCGACTGCGGCGGCACCCTGACCTGCGCCACCTGCCACGTCATGGTCAACGCGCCCTGGATTCACCAGCTGCCGCCCCCAGTGGCCGACGAGGGCGACATGCTGGACTTCGCCGCCTGCCCGGCCCAGCCCGACAGCCGCCTGAGCTGCCAGATCGTGCTCACGCCCGAGCTCGACGGCCTGGTGGTGCGGTTGCCGGAAAGGCAGCATTAGGCTCCCCCCGCGCCGCCTGCGGCGTCACCCCCCAGGGGGCGATGCCTGCGGCCTGGCGGAGCCAGTTCCGCGGCATCCTGGGCGCGGGCACGTGCGCCGGAGGCACACTGTGCTGCTGCGAGTCTTCCTTAACCACCCTTCCATCCCCCTTATGACCTCCTACACATTCACCCCGCCCCCCGTCGTGTCCGTGCCTGTGGTCGGCCGTGCCGAGCGCTTTCCGGTCCACCGCATCTACTGCGTGGGCCGCAATTACGAAGAACACGCCAAAGAGATGGGCTTCACCGGCCGCGAGCCGCCGTTCTTCTTTCTCAAGCCGGCCGACGCGATCGTGGTCGCCGAGCCGGGCCAGGTGGCCACCATCCCTTATCCCAGCCTCACGGCCAACCTGCACCACGAGATTGAACTGGTCGTGGCGATCGGCCGGGGCGGGCGCGGCATCAAGGCCGAAGACGCCGCCAGCCACATCTACGGCTACGCGGTCGGCCTGGACATGACGCGCCGCGACCTGCAGACCGAGATGAAGAAGCAGGGCCGGCCCTGGTGCATCGGCAAGGGCTACGACCAGTCGGCCCCCATCGGCCCGATCAACCCCGCGGCAGACGCGGGCGACATCCACCACGCGGCCATCTGGCTGCAGGTCAACGGCAGCGACCGCCAGCGCAGCGCGGTCAGCCAACTCATCTGGAACGTGGCCGAAACCATCGAGCACCTCTCCAACGCCTGGGAGCTGCAGGCCGGTGACCTGATCTACACCGGCACCCCCGCGGGCGTGGGCGCGGTGGTGCGCGGCGACACCATGAGCGGCGGCATCGACGGATTGAGCGGCATCACCGTCCAGGTGGCCTGAACCCGGCCCGCCAGCCCCGGGTTTACCCCCGGGGGCTCCTTCCTATAATTCCGCAGGGGTGAATTGGTTTTACAAAAATAAATCACGCAAACCACGCCCGCGATCCCGTTTGCGGGTTTGACCCCTGCCCGACGCGGTGCGAAACCCTTACCGTTGTCGGGTCTTGCCTTCCCTCATTTTTCGACCGACCCCAGGAGACCTCCCCATGATCCAGCGCAGAACCCTGCTTCAATCCGGCGCCGCCGTGGCCTTTGGCGCGCCCGCCCTCGTCGGCTTTGCCCAGCAGACCGTCACCCTCAAGTTCCACACCTTCATGTCGCCGCAGTCCAACGTGTGGCTCAACATGCACAAGGCCTGGATGGACAAGGTCACCAAGGACTCCGACGGCCGCATCAAGTTCGAGGCCTATCCCGCCATGCAGCTGGGTGGCTCGCCGGTGCAGCTCTACGACCAGGCCAAAGACGGCGTGGTCGACATCGTCTGGACCCTGCCGGGCAACACCCCGGGCCGCTTCCCGCGCATCGAGGTGTTCGAGCTGCCGTTCATGATGAACAACGCCGAAGCCACCTCCAAGGCCTACTGGGAATACGTGCAGACCGTCGCCAAGGACGAGTTCAAGGAAGTGCAGCCGATCGCCCTGCAGGTGCATGGCCCGGGCATGTTCCACATGCGCAACAAGCAGGTCAAGACCGCCGAAGACCTCAAGGGCTCCAAGGTGCGCGGCCCGACCCGCCAGATCACCAAGATGCTCGGCTACCTGGGCGCCACGCCCGTGGGCATGCCGCTGCCGCAGATCCCCGACGCGCTCTCCAAGGGCGTGATCGACGGCTGCGTGATCCCCTGGGAAGTGGTGCCTGCGGTGAAGGTCCAGGAACTGGCCAAGTTCCACAGCGAGTTCGACCCCTCGGGCGGCGCGCTCTACACCACCACCTTCATCCTGGCGATGAACAAGGCCAAGTACTTCTCGCTGCCGCCCGACCTCAAGGCCGTCATCGACAAGAACTCGGGCCTGGAAACCTCGGCCTGGCTGGGCAAGGTGCAGCAAAGCGGCGACAAGCCGGGCCGCGAGTCCGCCGTGAAACTCGGCAACACGATCCACACCATCCCCGCGGCCGAGGCGCAGGAATTCAAGCGCAAGGCCCGCCTGGTGGAGGTGGAGTGGGTGCAGGACATGGACAAGCGCGGCTTCAACGGCAAGCAGCTGCTCGACACCGCCAAGGCCCTGATCGAAAAGCACGGCAAGACCACCAAAGGCTGAGCGCCACCCGCGCCGGGGCCCGCGCCCCACGCGTCTTGAAGGGCTCCGCAAGGGGCCCTTTTTCATTTCCCCCTACACTTTGCGGCATGCACCGCAGCCCCATCCAGCACTGCAGACAATGCGGCGCCGCCGTCAGCTACCGCATCCCCGACGACGGCGACACCAAGCCCCGCGCGGTCTGCCCCGCCTGCCACACCATCCACTACGAAAACCCGCTCAACGTGGTCGGCACCGTGCCCGTGTGGGGCGAGACCGGCGAATACGTGCTGCTCTGCCTGCGCAACATCGAACCCCGCCGGGGCAAGTGGACGCTGCCCGCGGGCTTCATGGAACTGGGCGAAACCACCGCGCAGGGCGCGGCCCGCGAGACCGACGAAGAAGCCGGCGCGCAGTTCGAGATGGGCGAGATCTTCACCCTCATGAACGTCGCGCGGGTGGGTCAGGTCCACATGTACTACCGCGCGCGCCTGCTCAGCACGCAGTTCAACCCCGGCACCGAAACCATCGAAGCCCGGCTGTTCACCGAAGACCAGATTCCCTGGGACGAGATCGCCTTTCGCACCGTCAAGGAAACGCTGGAACACTATTTCGCCGACCGGCGCGCGGGCCGTTTCGGTTTTCACGCCTTCGACATCGCCTGAGCGCAGCGGCTGAGCCCATGGCGTTCGCACCGATGGGCTTGACCGGTCGCGCCCCGCAGGCATGACAGCCCTCGAAGCCCAGATTGGCTGGCGCGGCGCCTGCCTGGCCTGGGCCGGGCTGCACCTGCTGGTGGGCCTGCCACTCAACCTGGCGCTGCCCCGCGCCGCGGCCCTGGACTTCAGACCCGTTCGATGACCAACGCGATCCCCTGCCCCACCCCGATGCACATGGTGCACAGCGCGTAGCGCCCGCCCGTGGCGTGCAGGCGGTTCACCGCCGTGGTGGCCAGGCGCGCGCCGCTGGCACCCAGCGGGTGGCCCAGCGCGATGGCGCCGCCCCAGGCGTTCACGCGTTCATCGTCGTCTCTCAGACCCAGGGTGCGCAGCACGGCCAGGCCCTGGGCGGCGAAGGCTTCGTTGAGTTCGATCACGTCGAGCTGCTCCAGCGTGAGGCCGGTGAGGGCCAGCACCTTCTGCGTGGCCGGCGCCGGGCCCATGCCCATGATGCGCGGGGCCACACCGGCCGTGGCCATGCCGACGATGCGGGCCTTGGGGGTCAGACCGTTCTTCGCCGCCGTGGCTTCGTCGGCCAGCAGCAGGGCGCAGGCGCCGTCGTTCACGCCGCTGGCGTTGCCGGCCGTCACGCTGCCGTCCGGTTTGACCACGCCCTTGAGCCTGGCCAGGGCTTCGAGGCTGGTCTCGCGTGGGTGTTCGTCGGTGTCCACGATGAGGGCGTCGCCCTTCTTCTGCGGGAGGCTGACCGGGCAGATCTCGCGCGCCAGGTGGCCGGCTTTGATGGCCACCACGGCTTTCATCTGGCTGGCCAGGGCCATGCGGTCCTGGGCTTCGCGCTCGATCTTGAACTCGGTCGCCACGTTTTCGGCGGTTTCGGGCATGGAATCGACGCCGTACTGGGCTTTCATGAGTTTGTTAACGAAGCGCCAGCCGATGGTGGTGTCGTAGACGGCGTTGTTGCGGCTGAAGGCGCTCTCGGCTTTGGGCATGACGAAGGGGGCGCGGCTCATGCTTTCCACGCCGCCGGCGATCATGAGGCCGGCCTCACCGGCCTTGATGGCGCGGGCGGCCGTGCCCACGGCGTCCAGGCCGGAGCCGCACAGGCGGTTGATGGTGGCGCCGGGCACCTCCAGCGGCAGGCCGGCGAGCAGGCTGCTCATGCGGGCGACGTTGCGGTTGTCCTCACCGGCCTGATTGGCGCAGCCGTAGAGCACGTCGGTGATGGCGGCCCAGTCCACGCTCGGGTTGCGCGCCATCAGGGCGCGCAGCGGGATGGCGCCGAGGTCGTCGGTGCGCACGCTGCTGAGGGCGCCGCCGTAGCGGCCGAAGGGGGTGCGGATCGCGTCGCAGATGTAGGCCTGGGTCATGGGGTGTCCTGTTGGGGAAGGTGGAACAGGCTGGTCGCTTCGAGGTCCAGCACCTCGTGGCCGGCCGCGTTGAAGAGTTGCCAGCGCCAGCGCAGGATGCCGAGCGTGGGCTTGCTGCTGGCCCGGCGTGTGTCGATCACCGTCGCGCGCAGGCTCAGCCGGTCCCCGGCGCGCACCGGGTGTGGCCATTTCACGTAGGCCAGCCCTGGCGAGGCAAACGACTCCGAGCCCTGCAAGGCCGCGTCGGCGACCAGCCGCATGGCGATGCCGCAGGTCTGCCACCCGCTGGCGATCAGCCCGCTGTGGATGCCGGCAACGGCCGCTTGCGGATCGGTGTGAAACCACTGGGGGTCGTACCGTTGCGCAAAGTCGATCAGCTCGGCTTCACCCAGCTCGTAGGGCCCCGCCTCGATGACCTGCCCCGCATGGAATTCGACGAACTTCATGTGTGTTTCCTTCTGAGCCAGGGGCTGACACGGTAGCGCTCACCGCGGTAATGCGCGTCGAGCGCCTCCAGCACCTGCGTGACGCCAGCCACGCTCCAGCGCGCCAGCCACTCGAACGGCCCGGCCGGGTAGTTGACGCCGAGCTTCATCGCGGCGTCGGCGCCTTCGGGGGTGCACACGCCTTGCAGCACGGCGTCTGCGGCTTCGTTGATCAGCATGGCGATCGTGCGCGCCACCACCAGCCCGGGGGCATCGGCCATGGGCACGGGCACAAAGCCGAGTGCGGTAAGCCACGCCGGGGCCTGCTCGCGCCAGTCGGCCCTGGCCTGCGGTGCCACCGCATAGGCGAGCGCGCCGCCGGGAGCCGCTGGCCACAACAGCGGGCGGTCGAACACCGCCACATCGGCAACCCCTTCACGCGCCGCGATCTCACCCGCGGTGCGTCCATCCGTCAGCACGAGCCGGGCGGCGCCGATGGCCAGGCCCACCCAGGCGCTCTGTCGCTGGCGCGAGGGCGCTGCGTCGCCGGACAAGCGGCCCTCGGCGACGAGCTGTTCCAGCCGGTCGGCGATCTCGCCGTCGCCGTGCACGGTGACGGGTCCCATCGCCAGCGGCACCTCGGGCGCGGTTGCGGGCAACGCCGGCACGCCCTCGGGGTAGGTGTAGAAGCCGCGCCCGCTCTTGCGGCCCAGCAGGCCACCGTCCACCAGCTCGCGCTGCACCAGCGAAGGCACGTAGCGCTTGTCGCCAAAGTTGGCCTCGAAGACCGAGTTCGTGACGGCGAAGTTGGTGTCGTGGCCGATCAGGTCCATCAGCTCACAGGGCCCCATGCGAAAGCCCGCCGCCTTCAAGCAGGCGTCCAGGCGCTGCGGCGTGGCCACCTGCTCCTGCAGCAGGGCCAGGGTCTCGGCGTAATACGGTCGCGCGATGCGGTTGACGATGAAGCCCGGCGTGCTCCGCGCGTGCACCGGCACCTTGCCCCAGGCCACGCTCAGGGCTTCGATGGCCTGTGCCACCGCGGCATCGGTCTGCAGGCCGGACACCACCTCCACCAGCTTCATTTGCGGCACGGGGTTGAAGAAATGCATGCCCACGAAACGCTCGGGCCGCTGCAGGCCGTTGGCGATGGCGGTGACGGAAATCGACGAGGTGTTGGACGCCAGGATGGCGGTCTCGCCGACCACCGACTCCAGTTGCCGGAACAGGCTGCGCTTGGCATCGAGGTTTTCGACGATGGCCTCGACCACCAGTGCGGCGCCCGCGGCCGCGTCCAGCGAGCCGATGGGCTCGATGCGCGCCAGTGTGGCCACCGCGGCCTCGGCGGTGATCCTGCTCTTGGCCACCAGGCCGTCGAGCGTCGCCGCGAGCTTCGACTTGGCCTGCGCCGCGGCACCCTCGCGCATGTCGAACAGAAACACCGGGTGGCCCGCCTGGGCCGCTACCTGCGCGATGCCCGCGCCCATAATGCCGGCGCCGACAACCAGCACCGGCGCGTTGTGGAGAGGGGTCATGTGGCGCTCGGAATCCAGGTGGCGGGCCGTTTGGCGAGGAAGGCGGCGAAGCCCTCGCGCGCCTCGTCGGTGCCGCGCACGCGGCCGATGGTCTGTGCGGTCAGCTCGCGCGCTTCGGGCGTGATCGGTCCGACCTGCAGCTGAGCAAACAGCTGCTTGATCTCGCGCTGGGCGTTGGGGCCACCGGCGAGCAGCTCCTGGACGGTCGCATCCACCGCAGCGTCCAGCGCCTCCGGCGGCACCACCTGCTGCACCAGACCGATGGCCAGCGCTTTCGCGGCACCGATGCGTGTGGTGGTGAGGGCCAGCCACTTCGCCTGGCGCTTGCCCACCGCGTTGGTCACATAGGGGCCGATCACGGCCGGCAGGATGCCGAACTTCGCTTCGCTGACGGAGAAACTGGCGTTGTCGGCGGCCACCGCGACATCACAGGCGCAGGTCAGGCCGACGCCCCCGCCGAGCGCCGCGCCCTGCACCCGCGCCACCGTGGGCTTGGCGCAGGCTTCGATGCGCGCCAGCATGCCGGCAAAACGGCGTGCGTCCGCCAGATTCCATTCATGGCTCGCGGCGCTGGCGCGCTGCATCCACTGCAGGTCGGCCCCCGCGCTGAAATGTTTGCCATCGCCCGCCAGCACGATCACGCGCACGGAAGGATCGGCCTCCAGCTCGGTGAACGCAGCGTCGAGTTCGCCGATCATGGTCTCGTCGAAAGCGTTGAACACCGCCGGGCGCGACATGGTGACCTGGGCCACGCCAGGGGCGCGCCGCGAAACGACCAAGGTATCAAAAATGCTCATGTCCGTGGGTCCGTTCATCAATAGGTTTCCAGGTGCAGCCGCCCCTCGCGCCTGAGCGCCGCGCCGATCTGCTCCCAGCTCAACCCGGCCTGGGTCGCCACATCGCGCAGCGCCAGCACCACACCCTCTTCCATGCTCTTCAAGCCACACACGTAGAAATACGTGTTCGGGTCCTGCAGCAGCACGGCCAGGTCGGCCGCGCGCTCGCGCATCGCGTCCTGCACGTAGCGTTTGGGTTTGTTCTTCTCGCGCGAGAAGGCGAAGTGGGTGTCGATGAAGTCCTTGGGCAGGTTCTGCAAGGGGCCGAAGTACGGCAGTTCTTCTTTCGTGCGCGCACCGAAGAACAGCATCAATTTCCCGCCCTCGAACTTGCCGCTTTGCCGCAGGCGCCGGCGCCACTCCGTCATCGCCCGCATGGGCGCGCTGCCCGTGCCGGTGCAGATCATCACGATGTTGGATTTGGGGTGATTGGGCATCAGGAAGCTGGTGCCGAAGGGCCCGATCACCTCGACCGTGTCCCCCACCTGCAGGTCGCACATGAAGTTGCTGGCCACACCGCGCACGGGCTGGCCCTGGTGGTCTTCGAGCACGCGCTTGATGGTGAGCGACAGGTTGTTGTAGCCCGGGCGCTCGCCGTTGCGCGGGCTGGCGATGGAGTATTGGCGCGGGTGGTGCGGCCTGCCCTGGGCGTCGGTGCCGGGCGGCACGATGCCGATGGATTGGCCTTCGAGCACGGGGAAGGGCATGGCGCCGAAGTCGAGCACGATGTGGTGGGTGTCGTAGTCGTGGCCGGCCTGTTTGCCCACTTCGGTCACGCGCACATTGCCGGTGACGGTGGCGGTGACGGTCTTCTGCGCGGCCTTGGGGCCGTAGAGGTTGGTGTAGGCGTGAGCGGCGCTCCAGGGCGGGATGATCGATCCGTAGGCGGCGGACTTGAAGCTTTCCTGGCCGCTGGGGTCGGTGGCGGGTGTTTCGGCGGCGGTTTCGGTCTCGGCTTCGGTCTCGGTGGTTGCGGGTTCGGCCACATCGGCCACTGCATCCCCCACGAGTGCGGCGCGCTCGGCCGCCGTGAGTTCGGCCGGCAGGTTGTCCCAGCTCAGCTGTTCGGCCAGTGAGTAGGCCTTGATGCGCGGCATGGTGCGGTAGTTGTCGATGGAGCCGGTGGGGCACGGCGAGATGCAGTCGTTGCACCAGTTGCATTTGTCGGCATCGACCACGTAGTTGCGCGAGTCGTGCGTGATGGCCTGCACCGGGCAGATGGATTCGCAGGTGTTGCAGCGGATGCAGATCTCGGGGTCGATCAGGTGCTGCTTGATCACAGCCGATGCGGCGGGCGCGTTCATGGGGGGTCTCCGTGGGGGTGTTTTGGGCAGTGTATTTCTGGGTGCTTGGCTTGTTTCGGGGTGCTACTTTTGCCTGGTTGCTGCGCTGGTCTTTTTCGGGCTTCTGGGTTGGCTTTGGGTCTTTCTCTGGCCTCTGCTTTTGCGTTGGCCTGGCGCCGCGCGACGCGGTGCGGCCGACTCCGTTCGTGTCCCCCGCCGGCCTGCGGCCAGCTCCTCCTTGACCTCACTGCGCCAGCCACACCGCGTCGCGCTGGTGGGCGCTCGCGCAGAGAGAAGAGACAGCTCCCCCTTCTGCGCCAAGGCCGCCCCTCCGGAGCGCATGCCCTAACCGGGAATGCCGCAGAACCGGCTTTGCCAAGCTGCGTCTCCGGAGCGCGGGCCTTAACCCAGGATGCCGCGGAACTGGCTTTGCCAGGCCGCAGGCATCGTCCCCCCTTCAAGCGCCGAAGGCGCGCCAGAAAGGGGGGAAGCCGCGAAGCGGCGCAGGGGGGTTATCCGAATCTCACATACTCGAAGTCCACCGGCTGCCGGTTGATGCCCATCACCGGCGGCGCAATCCAGTTGGCGAACTTGCCCGGGTCGACCACGCGGCCCATCAGGCTGGCGACAAAGGCGCGGTCGCCCTCGCTGGGCAGCCAGTGGTCGCGGTTGGCGGCCCATTCCGACTCGGACACCACGCGGCCGTCGGGTGCGACCTTCACGCCCTTCAAGAGGCCGATGTTGCGGTGGAAGGCCTTGTGCGGCACGGTCAGGCGGAACGGGATGCCGGCCTTCTCGATCACCTTGTTCCAGCGCTCCACGCCGCCGATGCTGTCCTTGATGTAGTCGTCGCGCAGCACCTCGTTGAGCGCGTTGAGCATGGGCACTTCTTTTTCGACGAGTTGGCCGTTCTGCACGTTGAGCACTTTGTAGAACTGGCCTTTGAGCACGTGGTCGTCGGTGCGTTTGCCTTCTTCGTAGCGGCCTTTCAAGCCGGTGGAGTAGAAGGTGGCGGCGTTGCTGGATTCGTCGGCGCCGAAGAGGTCGATGGTGACGCTGAAGTGGAAGTTCAGGTAGCGCTGGATGGTGGGCAGGTCGATCACGCCGGCGGCGCGCAGCTTGGCCGGGTCGTCGGTCTTGAGCTCGTTCATCACCTGGCAGGTGCGGTTGATGACGCGGCTCACACCGCTCTCGCCCACGAACATGTGGTGGGCTTCTTCGGTCAGCATGAACTTGGTGGTGCGCGCCAGCGGGTCGAAACTGCTCTCGGCCAGGGCGCAGAGCTGGAACTTGCCGTCGCGGTCGGTGAAGTAGGTGAACATGAAGAAGCTCAGCCAGTCGGGCGTCTCTTCGTTGAAGGCTTCGAGGATGCGTGGGTTGTCGGCGTTGCCGCTGTTGCGCTCCAGCAGGGCCTCGCCTTCTTCGCGGCCGTCCTTGCCAAAGTACTTGTGCAGCAGGTAGACCATGGCCCAGAGGTGGCGGCCTTCTTCGACGTTGACCTGGAACAGGTTGCGCAGGTCGTACTGGCTGGGGCAGGTCAGGCCCAGGTGGCGCTGCTGCTCGACCGAGGCCGGCTCGGTGTCGCCTTGCGTCACGATGATGCGGCGCAGGTTGGCGCGGTATTCGCCGGGGATGTCCTGCCAGGCGGCTTCGCCCTTGTGGTCGCCGAAGTGGATCTTGCGGTCGGCCTCGGCGGGGTTGAGGAAGATGCCCCAGCGGTAGTCGGGCATCTTGACGTGGCCGAACTGGGCCCAGCCCTGCGGGTCCACGCTGATGGCCGTGCGCAGGTAGACGTCGAAGTTCTGCGAGCCGTCCGGGCCCATATCGTCCCACCATTTGAGGTAGTTGGGCTGCCACTGTTCCAGCGCGCGCTGCAGCGTGCGGTCTTCGCTCAGGTTGACGTTGTTGGGGATCTTGTCGCTGTAGTCGATGGTGGACATGGGGGTCTCCTGCGGGTGGGTGAGCTGTAGCGGATGGCGGTCGAGAGAGGTGGCGCAAATGCGGGGATGCGGTGGAACCGGCTTCGCCGGGCCACTCGCATCGCCCCCTGGGGGGTGACGCGCGCAGCGCGGCGCGGGGGGTACTTAAACCCTGTTGAAATCGAAGGCCGCTTTGTCGCCCTTGCCGTAGACCTTCAGGGCGCCTTTTTCTCCCACGGCGTTGGGGCGCTGGAAGATCCAGTTCTGCCAGGCGGTCAGGCGCCCGAAGACGCGGGTGGCCATGTTTTCTTTCTGGGCGAAGCGCAGGTTGGCCTCCAGGCCGGTCAGGGCGTCGGGCGACATGGCGGCGCGCTCTTCCAGCGCCAGGCGCACCTCGTCGGCCCAGTCGATGTCGTCGGGCGCGGCGGTCACCAGCCCCAGGGCGAAGGCGGCGTCGGCGTCCAGGGCCTGGCCGATGGCGCCGCGCGCGGCTTGCATGGGGCCGGCTTCTTCGTAGAAGCGGCGCTGCAGGCGCGACTGGTCGTTCACCATGGGCAACGAACCAAAATTTTCATCGGACAAGGTCAGTCGCGGCGCTTTTTCAGGCTGATCTGGCAATGCCAGCATGTAGGTACGGTCGGCGCAAAAGGCCAGCTCAGCCAGCGTCCCGGCAAAACACGAACCCTCATCGATCAAAGCGAACAGGCTGCGAGAAGACACGTCCAGACGCGCGAAGGTGCGGCGCAGAAGCCCTTGGACCTCGCGAACCAACCAGTGATCGGCAAAGCGCTCGCGAAGCTGGTCGCACGCCAGCACAGCGGCGGCATCGCCCTCGGTTTTCAGGATCCAGGTGCCGATGTCGAGTTCGTTGGTGCGCAGGTTGAGGATGGCGTCGTCCAGTTCGCGGGCCATCTGCAGCGGGTACCAGGCGGCACCGGCGGCTTCGATGCCTGCGATGTCGGTGGGCTGGGCGCCGCTCGGGGCTTTGATGGTGAGGGTGGCGTTGCGTTTGGCGCGGTCGATGGCCACATTCACATAGGTGTAGGCCATGCCATCTTCGCTGTCGCTGCGTTCGATGCGAGGCAGGTTCACGCCTTTGGCGCCGGCCGGGCGGTCGCTCTGGGTGGCCAGTTTGGCGGCGCGTTCGCTCACGGCGGCGGCGAACTGCTGGGGCTTGGCCACGGCGTCGACCAGGCGCCAGTCCACGGCCTTTTGGCCGCGCACGCCTTCGCTGGTGGTACAGAAGATGTCGGCCAGGTCGTGGCGCACGTGGCGTTTGTCGGTCACGCGGGTCAGGCCCCCGGTGCCGGGCAAGACGCCGAGCAACGGCACTTCGGGCAGGCTGACCGCGCTGGAGCGGTCGTCGACCAAGAGGATTTCATCGCAGGCCAGGGCCAGTTCGTAGCCGCCGCCGGCGCAGGCGCCGTTCAAGGCGGCGAGGAATTTGAGGCCGGAGTGTTTGCTGCTGTCTTCGATGCCGTTGCGGGTTTCGTTGGTGAACTTGCAGAAGTTCACTTTCCAGGCGTGGCTGGAGACGCCGAGCATGAAGATGTTGGCGCCGGAGCAGAACACGCGGTCTTTGCCGCTGGTGACGACCACGGTGCGCACTTCGGGGTGTTCGAAGCGGATGCGGTTCAGGGCGTCGTGCAGTTCGATGTCCACGCCCAGGTCGTAGCTGTTGAGCTTGAGTTTGTAGCCCGGGCGGATGCCGCCGTCTTCGTCGATGTCGATCG
This Hydrogenophaga taeniospiralis DNA region includes the following protein-coding sequences:
- a CDS encoding enoyl-CoA hydratase-related protein codes for the protein MNGPTDMSIFDTLVVSRRAPGVAQVTMSRPAVFNAFDETMIGELDAAFTELEADPSVRVIVLAGDGKHFSAGADLQWMQRASAASHEWNLADARRFAGMLARIEACAKPTVARVQGAALGGGVGLTCACDVAVAADNASFSVSEAKFGILPAVIGPYVTNAVGKRQAKWLALTTTRIGAAKALAIGLVQQVVPPEALDAAVDATVQELLAGGPNAQREIKQLFAQLQVGPITPEARELTAQTIGRVRGTDEAREGFAAFLAKRPATWIPSAT
- a CDS encoding 3-hydroxyacyl-CoA dehydrogenase; its protein translation is MTPLHNAPVLVVGAGIMGAGIAQVAAQAGHPVFLFDMREGAAAQAKSKLAATLDGLVAKSRITAEAAVATLARIEPIGSLDAAAGAALVVEAIVENLDAKRSLFRQLESVVGETAILASNTSSISVTAIANGLQRPERFVGMHFFNPVPQMKLVEVVSGLQTDAAVAQAIEALSVAWGKVPVHARSTPGFIVNRIARPYYAETLALLQEQVATPQRLDACLKAAGFRMGPCELMDLIGHDTNFAVTNSVFEANFGDKRYVPSLVQRELVDGGLLGRKSGRGFYTYPEGVPALPATAPEVPLAMGPVTVHGDGEIADRLEQLVAEGRLSGDAAPSRQRQSAWVGLAIGAARLVLTDGRTAGEIAAREGVADVAVFDRPLLWPAAPGGALAYAVAPQARADWREQAPAWLTALGFVPVPMADAPGLVVARTIAMLINEAADAVLQGVCTPEGADAAMKLGVNYPAGPFEWLARWSVAGVTQVLEALDAHYRGERYRVSPWLRRKHT
- a CDS encoding 2Fe-2S iron-sulfur cluster-binding protein, whose protein sequence is MIHIRFIAADQSVQDIQAEPGQSLMKAAVDANVRGIEADCGGTLTCATCHVMVNAPWIHQLPPPVADEGDMLDFAACPAQPDSRLSCQIVLTPELDGLVVRLPERQH
- the pcaF gene encoding 3-oxoadipyl-CoA thiolase — protein: MTQAYICDAIRTPFGRYGGALSSVRTDDLGAIPLRALMARNPSVDWAAITDVLYGCANQAGEDNRNVARMSSLLAGLPLEVPGATINRLCGSGLDAVGTAARAIKAGEAGLMIAGGVESMSRAPFVMPKAESAFSRNNAVYDTTIGWRFVNKLMKAQYGVDSMPETAENVATEFKIEREAQDRMALASQMKAVVAIKAGHLAREICPVSLPQKKGDALIVDTDEHPRETSLEALARLKGVVKPDGSVTAGNASGVNDGACALLLADEATAAKNGLTPKARIVGMATAGVAPRIMGMGPAPATQKVLALTGLTLEQLDVIELNEAFAAQGLAVLRTLGLRDDDERVNAWGGAIALGHPLGASGARLATTAVNRLHATGGRYALCTMCIGVGQGIALVIERV
- a CDS encoding fumarylacetoacetate hydrolase family protein, with amino-acid sequence MTSYTFTPPPVVSVPVVGRAERFPVHRIYCVGRNYEEHAKEMGFTGREPPFFFLKPADAIVVAEPGQVATIPYPSLTANLHHEIELVVAIGRGGRGIKAEDAASHIYGYAVGLDMTRRDLQTEMKKQGRPWCIGKGYDQSAPIGPINPAADAGDIHHAAIWLQVNGSDRQRSAVSQLIWNVAETIEHLSNAWELQAGDLIYTGTPAGVGAVVRGDTMSGGIDGLSGITVQVA
- a CDS encoding TRAP transporter substrate-binding protein; the protein is MIQRRTLLQSGAAVAFGAPALVGFAQQTVTLKFHTFMSPQSNVWLNMHKAWMDKVTKDSDGRIKFEAYPAMQLGGSPVQLYDQAKDGVVDIVWTLPGNTPGRFPRIEVFELPFMMNNAEATSKAYWEYVQTVAKDEFKEVQPIALQVHGPGMFHMRNKQVKTAEDLKGSKVRGPTRQITKMLGYLGATPVGMPLPQIPDALSKGVIDGCVIPWEVVPAVKVQELAKFHSEFDPSGGALYTTTFILAMNKAKYFSLPPDLKAVIDKNSGLETSAWLGKVQQSGDKPGRESAVKLGNTIHTIPAAEAQEFKRKARLVEVEWVQDMDKRGFNGKQLLDTAKALIEKHGKTTKG
- a CDS encoding MaoC family dehydratase — protein: MKFVEFHAGQVIEAGPYELGEAELIDFAQRYDPQWFHTDPQAAVAGIHSGLIASGWQTCGIAMRLVADAALQGSESFASPGLAYVKWPHPVRAGDRLSLRATVIDTRRASSKPTLGILRWRWQLFNAAGHEVLDLEATSLFHLPQQDTP
- a CDS encoding NUDIX hydrolase, which gives rise to MHRSPIQHCRQCGAAVSYRIPDDGDTKPRAVCPACHTIHYENPLNVVGTVPVWGETGEYVLLCLRNIEPRRGKWTLPAGFMELGETTAQGAARETDEEAGAQFEMGEIFTLMNVARVGQVHMYYRARLLSTQFNPGTETIEARLFTEDQIPWDEIAFRTVKETLEHYFADRRAGRFGFHAFDIA
- the boxA gene encoding benzoyl-CoA 2,3-epoxidase subunit BoxA, translated to MNAPAASAVIKQHLIDPEICIRCNTCESICPVQAITHDSRNYVVDADKCNWCNDCISPCPTGSIDNYRTMPRIKAYSLAEQLSWDNLPAELTAAERAALVGDAVADVAEPATTETEAETETAAETPATDPSGQESFKSAAYGSIIPPWSAAHAYTNLYGPKAAQKTVTATVTGNVRVTEVGKQAGHDYDTHHIVLDFGAMPFPVLEGQSIGIVPPGTDAQGRPHHPRQYSIASPRNGERPGYNNLSLTIKRVLEDHQGQPVRGVASNFMCDLQVGDTVEVIGPFGTSFLMPNHPKSNIVMICTGTGSAPMRAMTEWRRRLRQSGKFEGGKLMLFFGARTKEELPYFGPLQNLPKDFIDTHFAFSREKNKPKRYVQDAMRERAADLAVLLQDPNTYFYVCGLKSMEEGVVLALRDVATQAGLSWEQIGAALRREGRLHLETY